From Gottschalkia purinilytica:
GTTCTCTTCTCCATAAACTACGCCTTCAGTTTCTGTAGATTCTAGTTTTACATTTTTATTAGTTGGTGAATCTACCTTATCAAGAGCTTGAGCTTTTTGTACTTCTTCACTTAATATCCAATTTATGAATTTTTCTGCTAATTCCTTATTTTTTGTACCTTTTACTATATTGATAGTTTCCATTACTGCATATGAACCTTCTTTCGGGTCTATCCATTTTGCTTCGGGTATGCTTTGTTTCATAGTATCAAGAAAAAAACTGTATCCATCTGTAATTGTTACTTTATTTTGAGTGAAAGAACCTTCTATCTCAGAATTTTTATTGTAGAATGTTTCAACATTCTCACTTAATTCTTTCATTTTCTCAAAGGCCTTATCCTCATCTTTTTTAATATCAACTCCCGCTTGTTCTGCGGCAATCAATAAAGGAAATATCCCTCCTGCAAGGTTAATATTACTTAATCCAATCTTTCCTTTAAATTCTGGCCTCCATAAATCTCCCCATGATGTAATTGGCTCTTTTATCTCATTTGGGTTATAAATTAATCCATAACTTGCTATCGTATGTGATGGGCCATAATCTTTTCCCAATGGTTCTTTAGCTATGTCGTAAAGATTTTCTATATTAGGTATGTTCTTGCGATCTATTTTCTCAAATAATCCATCTTCTATACCCTCCATAGCGAAATGATCTGTAAGAATTATTAAATCAGGTTTATTTTCTCCTTCTCTTAATTTATTAAATCTATTATAATTATTACCAAGTTCAAGAACTATCTTTACATTATATTTCTTTTCAAATGGATCAAAAACATTTTTTCTAAACATACCTTCAACCAAGTCATGTGTTGATATAACCAATGTTTCTTTATTTTTATCATTAATAGTTTGCTTACTTTTAGCTTGGCATCCTGATAATCCTAATGTTAGGACTAAGGAAGCTAAAATAATTGAGCTTATTTTTTTTCCTAGTTTTCTCATGTTGTCCTCCTTGCATTTTTATGTAATTTTTTACAATCAACTTATTACTTATAATACCATATTTACAAAAATATTCAATATATATTAATATAGTTTGTTTTTTAATAAATTTCTCAATTAATGTAGTAAAATTTAGTTGCTAAATAATAGAAAACTTTTAGGGAAGAAGAGGAAGATATTAATAGAATATTTAAGATAAAAAGTTAAAAATAATAGATAGTAAAATAACAGTCTATTTTGGAATTGTATTTATTAGAGATACTATAAATTTTAAATTTAAGATAACTAAAGATATATAAAAATAGTTTAAAGTAGAAAAGATTCATAACCCCTATATAATCAATAATATAAAATAAATAATGCTTTAATAATGTGCTGACAAACTAGCAACATTATTAAAGCATAAAATTTAGATGAACATTTATATTAAATTAAGCTTGTTACCATTTGACGTAAATAAATTAAACTAATTTTGAGTAAAACTCAACGATATAGGAATCTGTTATCTCTATAGGAACTTCATATCTTTCAGGTATTTTTACTAGTTTACCTGAAAAGTTATCTTTATCAATTTCTAAATAACTTAGAACAGTATTATTATCTTTAAAGCTTTCAGCAAATAAATTAACTTTTCTAGATTTTTCTTTTAAGCTAATAGAATCACCTACTAATACTTCATATGAAGGGATATTAACTTTAGATCCATTTACTAGAATATGACCATGTACAACCATTTGTCTAGCCTGACGAAGTGTAGAGGCAAATCCTATTCTATATACTATATTGTCAAGTCTTCTTTCTAGTCTTGAAACTAATGCTTCACTAGGATTCTTATCAGATTTAAAAGCTTCTTTTACATATCTTTTAAATTGTTTTTCTAAAATTCCATAATAAGCTTTTAGTTTTTGTTTTTCTATAAGCTGTTTACCGTACTCTGATATTTTATTT
This genomic window contains:
- a CDS encoding ABC transporter substrate-binding protein, which translates into the protein MRKLGKKISSIILASLVLTLGLSGCQAKSKQTINDKNKETLVISTHDLVEGMFRKNVFDPFEKKYNVKIVLELGNNYNRFNKLREGENKPDLIILTDHFAMEGIEDGLFEKIDRKNIPNIENLYDIAKEPLGKDYGPSHTIASYGLIYNPNEIKEPITSWGDLWRPEFKGKIGLSNINLAGGIFPLLIAAEQAGVDIKKDEDKAFEKMKELSENVETFYNKNSEIEGSFTQNKVTITDGYSFFLDTMKQSIPEAKWIDPKEGSYAVMETINIVKGTKNKELAEKFINWILSEEVQKAQALDKVDSPTNKNVKLESTETEGVVYGEENIKKLRTVDWKYINKSKKRWTERWNKEINPKGI
- the rpsD gene encoding 30S ribosomal protein S4, producing the protein MARPMGPRFKVARRFGVNVFNHPKALSRGAKSTNKISEYGKQLIEKQKLKAYYGILEKQFKRYVKEAFKSDKNPSEALVSRLERRLDNIVYRIGFASTLRQARQMVVHGHILVNGSKVNIPSYEVLVGDSISLKEKSRKVNLFAESFKDNNTVLSYLEIDKDNFSGKLVKIPERYEVPIEITDSYIVEFYSKLV